A region from the Verrucomicrobiota bacterium genome encodes:
- a CDS encoding VOC family protein has product MKFEHYAINVEDSIAVSDWYCEHCDLLAVVALDHMPFTRFLADETGHMFLEVYSNPEAPMPDYLNMHHLQYHMAFSVRDAGAEKERLLAAGCSYVEERNPVENVRLIMLRDPFGMPLQLCQRATTAL; this is encoded by the coding sequence ATGAAGTTTGAGCATTACGCGATTAACGTCGAAGATTCCATCGCGGTCAGCGATTGGTATTGTGAACACTGCGACCTTCTAGCCGTGGTAGCCCTTGATCATATGCCTTTTACCCGTTTTCTGGCGGACGAAACAGGACATATGTTTTTGGAAGTGTATTCTAATCCTGAAGCGCCGATGCCTGATTATTTAAATATGCATCATCTCCAGTATCATATGGCATTCTCCGTCAGGGATGCCGGAGCAGAGAAAGAACGCCTTTTGGCTGCTGGTTGCAGCTATGTTGAAGAGCGCAATCCGGTAGAAAATGTCCGCCTCATTATGTTGCGCGATCCATTTGGAATGCCCCTTCAGTTGTGTCAACGTGCCACTACCGCACTTTGA
- a CDS encoding sugar phosphate isomerase/epimerase: MEPNTSFTNKLSRREVLTNAGAFLTGLCVVPLAQAIQPVLRSSEAPLKLSLAAYSMRRSLPDTRKDPNAVGTMDLLGFIDYASTLGIDAVELTGYFMPHPLTTEVLNEMKRRAHIHGLGISGGAIGNNFTHDPGSDEGRSQMKYTRTWIDHYSILGAPVIRVFGGKPVGDVSEAKAVENIISNLKIACDYAAEKGVILGIENHDFLIEIDRLMPIIDAVDSPWFGVNFDSGNIAPTDDPYRELARIAPYTVNAQIKTDIPVNGKKEPSDLGRVIGILRNANYRGYITLEYEGEEDPIKAIPEYLTKLRRLIT; encoded by the coding sequence ATGGAACCCAACACTTCTTTCACTAATAAACTATCCCGACGCGAAGTTCTCACTAACGCAGGTGCATTTTTAACAGGACTCTGTGTGGTACCCTTGGCTCAGGCAATTCAACCTGTGCTTCGTTCGAGCGAGGCACCTTTGAAATTGAGCCTGGCGGCATACTCCATGCGCAGGTCTTTGCCCGATACGAGGAAAGATCCTAACGCGGTTGGTACAATGGATCTTTTGGGTTTCATCGATTACGCCTCGACTCTGGGAATCGATGCAGTCGAGTTGACGGGTTATTTTATGCCGCATCCGCTTACGACCGAGGTGCTGAATGAGATGAAGCGACGAGCTCATATCCATGGGCTGGGAATAAGTGGCGGCGCCATTGGGAACAATTTTACGCATGATCCAGGGAGCGATGAAGGTCGTAGCCAAATGAAGTATACGCGAACCTGGATCGATCATTATTCAATCTTGGGTGCGCCCGTGATTCGTGTTTTTGGTGGTAAACCTGTCGGAGATGTCAGTGAAGCGAAAGCCGTTGAGAATATCATTTCGAATTTGAAAATTGCTTGTGATTACGCTGCCGAAAAAGGCGTGATCCTTGGAATTGAGAACCATGACTTTCTAATCGAAATCGATCGATTGATGCCGATTATTGATGCGGTCGATTCTCCCTGGTTTGGAGTAAACTTTGATTCGGGGAATATTGCGCCAACCGACGATCCTTATCGTGAACTCGCTCGCATCGCTCCATACACCGTGAATGCCCAGATCAAAACCGACATTCCTGTGAATGGGAAAAAAGAACCGTCTGACCTGGGGCGCGTCATTGGCATTTTGCGGAATGCCAATTACCGTGGCTACATCACCCTTGAGTACGAGGGTGAGGAAGATCCAATTAAAGCCATTCCCGAATATTTGACCAAACTGCGCCGATTAATTACTTAG